Proteins encoded within one genomic window of Deltaproteobacteria bacterium:
- a CDS encoding type II toxin-antitoxin system Phd/YefM family antitoxin, producing MKAIWKLQDAKAQFSKVVEDALKIGPQYVTRRGAKAVVVLSAKNYEALVSIHGV from the coding sequence ATGAAAGCAATTTGGAAATTACAAGATGCCAAAGCACAATTCAGTAAGGTTGTAGAAGATGCGTTGAAGATAGGTCCTCAGTATGTAACACGTCGAGGAGCAAAGGCGGTTGTTGTCCTTTCAGCTAAGAATTATGAGGCTTTAGTTTCTATACACGGCGTCTAA